Genomic window (Paenibacillus sp. PK3_47):
ATCTTGGGATCCAAGATAAGGATAGAGTGAAGAGGTGGATGCGGAAGTACAGAGAACTTGGTGAGTTTGGACTTCTGGATCAGCGAGGGCGCCGAGAGGAATATATGGATCAAGATCGGTATGTTCAAAAGCTTAAACGGGAGAATGACATGTTAAAAAAGTGCTTGGAAATCTGGATGCAGGAGGTAAGGAAGAACGCTTTAAACTCATCGAGCAAGCGGAAAGTCTAGGAGGAATTGCGGAGTTGTGCCAACTCTTTGGTGTCTCCAGAAGCGGTTACTACGCCTATTTGAAGCGAAAAGGGAACGACCGTGACGCCGAAGCCAAACAACAAATTTGTAAAGTCTACAAGCGCTACGAGGGAAAATACGGGTACAGGCAGCTCCAATTGTTCTTGTGGCAAGATGACGGTATTTGGATGAACCACAAAAAGATTCTGCGCCTTATGCAAAGGCTCGGACTTCAAGCCAGGATTCGCCGTAAACGCAGGTGGAACGGGACGAAGCAGCAGGCTGGAGATCGTGTGGCAGAGAACCTGCTGAAGCGAGACTTTACGGCAGAGAAACCCAACCAGAAATGGGTAACGGATGTGACCCAATACCGGGTAGGTGAACGCTGGCTATATCTCTCGGCAATTAAAGATCTGTTCAACAACGAGATTGTGGCCTACCAGCTAAGCGAACGTAACGATAACGAGTTAGTTCTACAAACGTTTGCCAAAGCATTTGCCAAGCGAAAAGACGTGACCGGAGTGGTCGTTCACAGCGACCAGGGATTCCAGTACACGTCTCATGCATACCATGACATGCTG
Coding sequences:
- a CDS encoding helix-turn-helix domain-containing protein; the encoded protein is MAIKGQKFKSYTEEVKKEAIRLHVEEKWTYRQITEHLGIQDKDRVKRWMRKYRELGEFGLLDQRGRREEYMDQDRYVQKLKRENDMLKKCLEIWMQEVRKNALNSSSKRKV
- a CDS encoding IS3 family transposase; translation: MLGNLDAGGKEERFKLIEQAESLGGIAELCQLFGVSRSGYYAYLKRKGNDRDAEAKQQICKVYKRYEGKYGYRQLQLFLWQDDGIWMNHKKILRLMQRLGLQARIRRKRRWNGTKQQAGDRVAENLLKRDFTAEKPNQKWVTDVTQYRVGERWLYLSAIKDLFNNEIVAYQLSERNDNELVLQTFAKAFAKRKDVTGVVVHSDQGFQYTSHAYHDMLPKVGAQISMSRRGNCLDNASMESFFSHLKTEGLYPYDIRKMAEAQKRVKKYIQFYNRRRPQRKLNKLTPVDYRRQFAA